AAGAGGTTCGAAATGTTTCGGTGTCTGCTTCAATAAGTTGTGTTCCCAATAAAGCGAAATGAAAATCTTCTACTGAGTGCCTGAGTGGCAATGCTGCTCGCAGCACCCTTATCAGCGCACTGTCCGAATGTGAAGAAGTCCAAAATATTGTTTTGATTTTATGATTTGTATGTCTTGTGTTTACCACCCACCAGCCGCGCTATGAGTAGGCTTTGTTAATGCTTCATATTGGATTATCAAAATCTCTATTGAGTTTAATTTAGCAATAAGAGTTGGCAACAATGGTTTGTTTCTCTCTATTAACAGCCGTAAACGGAAATGCAGCATACTGATGTCAATCACATTCTAAAGCAACTACTACTACCAACGAAATGTTGATAGCATCGTTTTATCCaagttcaaattgcaaattgttcATCACTTTCTGTACAAGAGCAATTAACACCTGATAACCAATATGTTTGTGGAGCGTCTACGAGTCTCCATGAAAATCGGGGTGGGAGAAGCTTTTTCGCCAATCGTAATGTTAAAAGCTTTTACCAACGTTTTACCTGATCCATTCAAGTCAAGGTACGCTTCGCAGCAAAAGTGTTTTGGCACTATCCGTCAGTTTAACTTCAGATGCCGGTTGCAGTCCCAGCGAATGTGATTGGATcaacatagaaaaaaaaaacaaaaataaatacatgATGTCTCTTATTTGAAGATTGTATTAAAAAGTGACATTTGAAAATCATGCGAATATATTTGAGGCAGGATTTTGGACTTTCATTAAATCAAACATGCTAACGAAACAATTAGTGCTGATATTGTGCTCAATAAGGTAGACAATTACTAAAAAGGCCGTTATGCGTATCACCATCTCAGTTAATGCGTTTTCGAAGATGCCCAGACAGTGTTAGCTCAAAGCAGAGGATGCTGTGATCTGTAGCAATCGATTCACAAAGAAATGTGGGTGTAACATTTGAATGAGTGGATTTTGTCATGTCACATGTTTTTAATATGTGGGTTAGGGTACGCGGTAACTTTTTCGTTTCCCTAGTAATTTGCCACAAATATTTAATAAGGAAAtctttaagttaaaaaaaaaactctcaaaaCAAATCCGATGGCTGCTTGTGCTAGATACGATGTTTAAAAGCAGATAATTTTAGAGGCGCCTCCGGAATGACTGATTATTTAGTATGATAGCGTGAGATTGCCAAATGTTGGAAATGTGTCTGTGATTAGAATGTGATTAGATGCATTATTTGCCCTatgccttaatggaatgttcataggcaaataaGCATTTGCATTTGCTGCCTAATGTCATTGtgcaatttgcaaaattgtTCTATACAGTATTCAATAATTTGTTTCCTTCGGCAGGAAATCGGGGGAAAATAAATTCGAAGTGTAGTTAGGAGCATACAAAGATTATGTttatctaatatttttttttttttttactttgataTTAAACATTTGCcattgatatatatattttgcgtCATTATTTCACATAACCCaaccccctcccccccccaaaCCTCCTGTGTATTTTTATGCATGTGTGTATGTTACGAAATCAAAGGGGATAAGTATTTTGCCGTTAATAAAATCTCTTTGAAATGGAGAAACGACGAAATCAGCACAATCTTGTCAGACAGTCGTAAAGATTAACATCATGAACTTATTTTCGTGTACTTGTTATTGTTAGTAGATAAATTAACACATACTTGAAACATGGGCACACTGTGAGTCAAAATTGTTATAACAGCTTCGAACAGTACGACTAGAGGGCCACAAGTGGAAATTTCAACGcacaaacattccactaaggaacagggaagaagcttcttacacatcaatgtatgctgtccgattaaaattttaagaccaatcataatttcgaatttcgatgtAAACAGGGcttagttcctcacaaatggcTTTAGAAGGGATAAGCAACGTTTAAAATGTTGCTGATGTTCCTCCCCCTCTTGAAGGTTCTGATTCTCGATTATTCGATCGGAATGATAGCAAGTTCAAGCTATAAATAAATAGCTAAGGCGGAGCGGTAATGTGCTGCCGAAGTTTTAGTGTTATAaggaaaaagtaaaataaaaagtcTATACATGCATATATTAAATAACGTTTGTCCGGTTATCGTCCAAGGCCCACAGATGATAGATAATTTGTTTTTGTCGTCCCATATTGTTTGCATTCCATTGCAACACAATATCTTACTAATTATAACAATGATTCATATGATggttggttaataaatgaagAAGAGTAATAAGTATGCATTTACTGCTCCATGCCGAGCAGCTTTGGATGGATCTCGTTCATGGTCATCTATGACTAGGACATGCCTACTAAAACATCGTCATATTTTCAAACAACGCAGTGTAGAGAAATGTCCACCATAGTCTCAAATtgtagatgtcgaaaagcaacCCAATTTGTCCTTTGTGGAAAAATATGTCTATCGGATAAACTTTGAAATCGTCCCTTAAAcgtcaaaagaaaaatttaagtgtcaaatttcaagattttcagtttttaatgATTCCACCTTCTGTTCAAACTTTGTGTCGAAAGTTCAACCGTTTTGATTTTCcaacaaaaacaattacaaTGTGAGTGCTATTCTAATTTTGGTTGATGTTGTTTTTTAGCCATACGTTGCAGGCAGTGTTGCCGTTTCTGGTAGGTTCctgccaaaattggtaggttttgttTCGTTTTGGTAGGATGGTAGGTTGACCTCAAATTTTGGTGGGTTCTTCCAACCTACGAGTATAAATGCCGAGCACATTACTGAAAAAGTTGGGGGTAACTCACAATTGTTTGACTTGCTTTCGTTTCAGTGTATGCAGaattaaaccattttttttctttgaatcaAAGTACCACTTTGACCTCGAGCTTGaagtttcaatgaaaatcaTCTGGTATAATTATTAAAAGCCTTTAATGacccgatctaaactatatttcTCACGTACTCGGCGTGGACGTCGGTAGTCTAATACTGTTAAACTggtctgtttcaaatttcagaaaaaattgcATAAGTTCTGATAATGACTACGAGAGTACTAGATCCCTTGCTCTTTTGGCTTTTGTCCGATTGTCTTCAATCGGAAGAccaggctatatggcagctacatacaagTATGGTCGGATCTGGCCCATACTCGAATGCTGAGGGGTACAATGCAACTCGTAACGGCGGAAGCGGGTAGTAAATCTGGAGACAACTTTATCCGACATTGTtgttcaacagacagacggaaggacatggccagatcgtgtATGAATATTGAAACGACCTGGTATATgttgcatttttggcttgtagaacatttggtaggttttggtcgcgtttggtaggattttttctttaattttcgtaggaaataattttcttgagtggcaacactggttgcaGGTATACATATCGATTGTTCTTCACTTTTCTTCTTTCTTATTAGTCTTTTATTCTCACTCTCTCATTCTGGATGCAACCGTGCGGCCGAAATTACTTGTCCGCCTATAAATCTTAATCTCccgattcgaatcctggcgagaaaatccgAAAATATGCCCCTTAATTGATTCGATCACGCTTCAGCCTCTTAACATTAAGAGctcaatcccaaggcagccggttgtacgtaccggattgacccgatgaaggccttcatcggcaagggctgccgtctcagtgtacaacacaacacactgctacaacaacaacattaagagctgaaacttggtacagatcatttttttttatctacagTCATGTTCAGTTCGAATATAGAATTCCATTTtcgaactatatttatatactGTCCCCTATATAACCAACCCCGGTTTAGTGTATTCAGctcataaaagaaatattttttttgttcaagttttttgcccgttagagcgaagattattaaattttacaatttttgtttgtttctgtttCGAGACGAggtcaatgatcggagattgcaaatgaaaaagaaagccaaatatagcaacacacaccaacctctatgggacgcgtttcgtctttggttagaagacttttcaaccacattaggtgtgatggcttcaagggccgtgcattggtatctcgtatttgaatcgtataaattgcgaaaacgcctctatgatacaattaccaaattaaccacgctcgacaaccctgtctattaactgtactttttcccaatgcatgtatttttgtgtaatgacagactttttttctgtggcaattacacttcttccgtagtaCACATGTAtatgtgcatctgttggaagttgtattggtggcttcgaacgctaggcaACGGAAACGGCTCTGGCTGTTGCtctgtgtgcccaggttcgaatgcCGGCCGGGCCctgccgaattttttaatttttcaagttttttgcctgttaggatgaagatcattaaattttacaatttttatttgtttctctttcgagacgagctcaatgatcggagattttactctatttattcaaaatatccaaaaatgtcTTATATTAGTTCTCCTTTTATACGTAAATGGTCTAGATCTAGAAAGCTGAcacatagatcgatctgctAATATAAGGTTGAGCATGTTCAGCTCATAAAAAGAATACTTTTTACACAAGTTATTCAAGATATCCGAAAGCGTGCTATATTAGACCTCCTTTCTTTCGAAAATGGTCTAGATCGTATCATATTTCGATCTTCCAACTAAAGGTTTAGAAATTATAGAAAGCTAATTTTGATAGCCGATTACGCTAAAATTTAATCAATCCATTgtagagagagagcgagagggGCATGATACCCTCTACGTTTGCGTCGAACAACATGTGAAcatcttggcctcataaaaaaCGGAAATTTAGATAATTGGTATTACTGATCTATCTACGTCCTTTCCCAATACGGTCCACATCAAATCTtagttgaatatagctgttataccGTTCTCCAGATGAGAAATAtacctatggttgtgggtatctaATTTTGTGGCTTGGGCGAGCTAATgacacattttttatttttgcttggTTTTAGCGTTGAGTATGTGAGTAAATAATGTGTTTTCGTATCGGTGTATCAGTAATCTCCTTTATTAACTAATATTTTCTTTACCAAAATAGTAATAGGCCGACTTTAGGAACATGTCATGCCGAACAATGGAAAGTGGTACCGACTACTGGtaaaaaagagttttttttttttttttaaatttaaaatgtcacaaaattaataaaacaaatttttggttaatgcatctaaaacaaaagaaaatttcaaatcgtaattaccaaatttcaattgaattgaacATTTGTAATAGGAAGGAGGATAGATGGAAAAGGCAAAATCCTTAAACTGCCGACTACTGGTGCACTTACCCTATACAGCTATATCACattatgatccgatctggaccatatcgaGCAAGGATTTTGAGGAGCTAAAAAAACTTACAGTTTCCAATTTCGTTGATATTAggttgttgctgtagcagtgtATGTGTGCCCTGATGAAGGACTACATCGTGTCAATCGAATACGCACAACCGACTGTCATGGAATTAAGAACATGTTTTCGACTTTTAATCTTGAGATCGGACTACACGGCAGCTTCATCAAAAgagtccgatctggaccttaTTCGGAAAGAGTGACCCTAGCACAaatctctgttccaaatttcaacgaaatcgaaaaCAAATGTGACCGTATAGGTCCAAGACCCcctattggaagatcggtctatatggcggctatgttGCACTTACCTATAAATTACTTAAAAGTAGGTCATTCATGTGACAGCGAAAGAGATGTGACAAATAACGACGTTATCTTTATTTAAATGCATATCACAAGTTTGCCACTAAATCCATCAGACGAAGAAGTGACACATATGTAAAAGTCATATTTCGATCTACGCTATGCTatgatttattaaataaaaaccttCTGCAAAGTTTTGACTTTGGCACTTACATCTTGTTGGCATTTAGAGGAGGATATATTAATGCAGCGAATATTAATACAGAACAAGCTCTGTTATGTTGATCACCTTATAAAATAAACACTTCAAGCTGTGATAAGGTCGAAAACCTTTGTTGTTGGAACCTAGTTACATGTATGTTTGTTATCATTATTCATAGTACAACATTTGTTAAATAAGTATATAATATTACTGTGTGACACATAGTTCGGATGTGTTCTTTACCACACTGAAGTGAAAATTTGACTATTTCATTATGGATTTTATCAGTTTTCTTCTTCTGTGTAGTGTTAAGAGGACCTTTTCCTATGCTTTGAGAGTACCCAGAAAACATTCTTCCATAATTTGGAAAGAGTTTTCGTTCATGCGATGAATAGTTGCTTGTTAGTCGATCTGGAAATCTTTTTTTGTACAACTCAAAGAGTTTGTGTCACTGGCTATTCGAGCGAACAGACCATAAAACAATCTTCTTGTACATCAACGGACAGCAGTTACCTATGTAAACGTTTTTACATCTCTTCTCGACGATTATAATGCTACTCATTGAGTTGTAGTCGTTCATACGAGTTGCTTAAAATGCGCCTAGGTTAACTTTCGGCAATTGCTCTATTTACAAATGTAGACATACAAGGACTTGGATTGAATTATTCGGCGTTTTGATTTGAATGGACTACTTCGACAACATTAAACAGAGTCCCCACTTGGTTGATATGACAATTGGTACTAAGTATGACAAATTCCTGACAACAGTTTGGACCTTTGTAATGATTATACAAGAGTTATACATAGTCACCTATAGGATTTGTTTGTAACCtgcctgagatgaatcttgttAGGCATTTTTAGAGCTTCCAAGTGAATAATGCGCAAAACACTTTCTTGTTACTCAATCACACGACTCTTGTGTGTTTCAAAAAACTTCTAAAAGATTTCAATCCGTGTCACTTGTTGCCAACTTATATAGAAGATTTGCCTAAAACTATTTCAGAAGATTCGTGTTGAGAACACAACACCCCACGGCGTGGATTCCTCTATGACTCTTAGATAAGGTTTTCCGCGATTAAAATCTTCAcctagaaaattggaaaaagattAGTTGTCAATCCAATATATTTTTTAGGGTAGTTGGTTGGTGCAGTGGTAGATTTATTCTATTTCAGTTAAGTAGGCAATCAGAAAGTCTTAAAAGTTGTGCAAAGTATGGGAAATAAAGATGAAATCAATTTTCAATGAAACAACAACAAGGCAGATAATGCTGTTCAACCAATTATTAGGATAAGAAACTGAGAGAGTTAAGATTGGTGATGAGTAGAATTTGCATCGCAATCTCTTTgtcagttttaattaaaatctgTCATATGATGCTTTCAGCAGCTTGTGCTATGGCGAATATGTGCCGCATTATAAGCAACACTATACGTGTGTTGAGCGTAAACCAAGCAGCATTGACGCAGCTAGCATTTGCACAAAACATGACAAAAAAGGAGCGTTTAGGTAAGTTGCTAATGCCATCTTATACACTTTGAATAAAGTcccaaagaaattttaaaataacgaGCTAATCATTTGGCAATGGAAAGAAACTTTATTCCTCGCTACTAATGTGCAATTAGTTGAAGTAAGATAGCTAGCTCATTGACATTACTAAATCGAGTGTGTATTTATTTCTTTGGAGGTGTTATGAAGGCTTCAGAAACTCATCCGTAGTAAGGtgagtataacagtttcaaTGGTGAAATGGTTGAATTTAGTTGCAATTATGAAAAGTGATACAGTTTGTCTTGCCTTATCATTTGACAGTGAACAAAAGGTTCGGAGTAGAATGGAAGATGTCGTTTTTTGTGGCTGGCCAGAAAGGGTTTTTAATCCCATCATGGATTTGCAAGGATTTCACCGAATCAAGTCTCTGACCATAGAGTACAGTCATTCGGAAATAATTTTAGATTTTCCGGAAATGTTTTACCTACAGGTAAATATGGCCATTGCGTTTGCACCCTGATCGAAGCGTGTGGTGAAAGTATTTGCTTTGCAGACAATCAACATTTCCTGGACGAACTTGTCTCATCTAGGCAGTCAgaaaactttcaaaaaaattcacGCATTGAAAATTGTAGATCTCAGGTGGAATAAACTGATGCAACTGGATCCTTTATTGCTGCCGCCGACTTTTGAACATCTGTATTTGGGGGGTAATAGTTTGATAGATTCGTCGAATAGAGCTTCTAATGTCAATGGTGCTAATTAGGTAATCCGTGGAACTGCACAAAGAATTTTAAGTGGCTTTTGGTGCCGGAGAAGGGTAACTATGTTGCAGATCGTGAGCTGTTGGTATGTGCTGATCGCAAATATAAGGATAGGAACGTGACGACAGTCATGAATTATAAAGTGGTGAGTGAGATACTACATGCACAACAACCGCTGGGGCGGGGGCCTAACTCATTATCTTTTGCAGATGCTAAGAAATGCTTGCCAATCGCACGaggatttaaaaaattgttcttGTTCCATGCATCACATTATTCCAAAGACACATTTGCCTTTGTACACAGTCAACTGCTCCCACTTGGGCTTGCATTTTTTACCCGCATTTTTGCCGGAAAATACAACAACGTTATTTGCCAACAACAATAAGGTAAACTATGGGATGCTTTTGATTCGTAAAGTAACACAACCTCTAAATGGTGGACTTGCTAGATTACAGACATATCACCCTTGAGGAACAATATTCACTACCGTTATGTGGTTGATGTCCACTTGGATAACAATATGATAGAGACCATAGATGTGCTAGAAGGCGGCTATTGGCTGGATCATTTTCGTTTGTTaagtttaaaaaataacaaattaaaaaaggtaaacaaatatgGCATTATTCTCGAGAACATTGTGGACATTGTTTTTACTTCCGCTTAAGATACCTGTGTATGCACTGGACAATGCATTGGACGACAATGCAAATGCGAACCTCTTGCTTCTAAGTATGAACCCCTGGTACTGCTCATGTAAATTTGGCATGCGCTTCAGGGAGATCGTCATAAAATACAATGACATCCTAAGGGACGCTTGGAATATAACATGCACCTACAAACAAGATGAAGAGGAAAAAATGTCAACAATTATGGCCATAACCAGAGAAGATGTTTGTAAGCCCAAGAACGAATCCAAAATACATGTCCTGGATTGGATTAATGGAGCATTGGCTATAATGATTCTACTTATATTGGCCAAGTTAGGATACGATTACTACCACTACAAGAATTATGGACGAGTTCCATGGATAGTAATGAAATTGCCATGAAATTGTGTTCGGTACGGTAATCAATGGCATTTACTTACATAGAATAGAATAAAGTTCGGATATCATTTTCAAATGCCATTTTATTCAAAACTAGAACAATGCATGTGTGCTTATGCCTATAACTAGTAATACAATTTAACTAATTCTTATTGCAAATTCCTAAAATGTATGCCAAAAAGTATTTCATTATAGTTATAGTAAGTTTGCCTTCTTAAACAATGCTCCTAACATTGGTTATatgtatatacagcggtcaaaaaaagtattcatcattagcaaaattgataataaattcacttattttgggtaattgaagaaaatttaaagtaaacaaataatgcagttttatgcaatagtttatttttcgtaatatgttttaaaataaattcaaaaaataaatttaattagcgcaaaaaatgcaattttatataataacaccaaaaacagaacaaaaaaagtattcatcattgatgtgctatcatcaaagtcaaattcaaatattatttgggaatcccccttttctgttttatttagtaaaggaggctttgcccttgacagcaaatatttaatttcattgaaaatatagtttttgtcaaaatgggtcgtaagcaaaacgaggtttctgatgaggtaaaagttttgataataaaacaccacaggaatggtttaactcaaaaaactatcagtgaaatattaaatagaccacgatctactatacaatccatcatcagaaagtgaacagaaacgaaaactgttgacaataaaccaagatctggtcgaccaaaagcactttcagttggagatgtgcgttggctagtgcggcaagttcagaaaactccgaagacaaatgcgaccattcttcgtaaaaacactatggaatatttagggaaggaagttactacacaaacaattcgaaatacactcaaaaggcatagttacagaggaagaactgcacgtaagaagccctttataaataaaataaaccgagtgaaaaggctaaacttcgcaaaaatgtatgtaaaacagcccgaatcattttggaaaacagccatttttgcagacgagagcaagtttaatctttttggatgcgatggaaaggtcatagtgtacagaaaaccaaatacagagcttgaagaacgaaacacagttgctactgtaaaacatggtggaggtggtttaatggtttgggggtgtatggcggcttcaggagcgggaaatcttgaaattattaatggagtaatggatcataagtattacattgacattttaaagaggaatttaaaagatagtgctgtaaaacttgggcttggtaataactttcaatattatcaagataatgaccccaaacattctgctttaaataccaagatgtggatgctgtacaactgccccaaagtcattaaaactcctcctcaaagtcccgacttgaacccaattgaacatctttgggaacatctcgaacgcaaattgagaacgcgcaatttttcgagcaagagtcaaatgtaacaggtgataatggaggaatggactaatatagaccaaaatataaccgctaaattagtccaatcaatgtcaaaccgtttaaaagaagttataagacgcggtggtcgaataacaaagtattaatttttttaaattatgttatttatttttttgtttttttgcaatgatgaatacttt
The genomic region above belongs to Stomoxys calcitrans chromosome 5, idStoCalc2.1, whole genome shotgun sequence and contains:
- the LOC106086532 gene encoding protein singed wings 2 isoform X1, with the protein product MIPPSVQTLCRKFNRFDFPTKTITILCYGEYVPHYKQHYTCVERKPSSIDAASICTKHDKKGAFRCYEGFRNSSVVSEQKVRSRMEDVVFCGWPERVFNPIMDLQGFHRIKSLTIEYSHSEIILDFPEMFYLQTINISWTNLSHLGSQKTFKKIHALKIVDLRWNKLMQLDPLLLPPTFEHLYLGGNPWNCTKNFKWLLVPEKGNYVADRELLVCADRKYKDRNVTTVMNYKVMLRNACQSHEDLKNCSCSMHHIIPKTHLPLYTVNCSHLGLHFLPAFLPENTTTLFANNNKITDISPLRNNIHYRYVVDVHLDNNMIETIDVLEGGYWLDHFRLLSLKNNKLKKIPVYALDNALDDNANANLLLLSMNPWYCSCKFGMRFREIVIKYNDILRDAWNITCTYKQDEEEKMSTIMAITREDVCKPKNESKIHVLDWINGALAIMILLILAKLGYDYYHYKNYGRVPWIVMKLP
- the LOC106086532 gene encoding protein singed wings 2 isoform X3, with product MLTKQLVLILCSISLCYGEYVPHYKQHYTCVERKPSSIDAASICTKHDKKGAFRCYEGFRNSSVVSEQKVRSRMEDVVFCGWPERVFNPIMDLQGFHRIKSLTIEYSHSEIILDFPEMFYLQTINISWTNLSHLGSQKTFKKIHALKIVDLRWNKLMQLDPLLLPPTFEHLYLGGNPWNCTKNFKWLLVPEKGNYVADRELLVCADRKYKDRNVTTVMNYKVMLRNACQSHEDLKNCSCSMHHIIPKTHLPLYTVNCSHLGLHFLPAFLPENTTTLFANNNKITDISPLRNNIHYRYVVDVHLDNNMIETIDVLEGGYWLDHFRLLSLKNNKLKKIPVYALDNALDDNANANLLLLSMNPWYCSCKFGMRFREIVIKYNDILRDAWNITCTYKQDEEEKMSTIMAITREDVCKPKNESKIHVLDWINGALAIMILLILAKLGYDYYHYKNYGRVPWIVMKLP
- the LOC106086532 gene encoding protein singed wings 2 isoform X4, coding for MEDVVFCGWPERVFNPIMDLQGFHRIKSLTIEYSHSEIILDFPEMFYLQTINISWTNLSHLGSQKTFKKIHALKIVDLRWNKLMQLDPLLLPPTFEHLYLGGNPWNCTKNFKWLLVPEKGNYVADRELLVCADRKYKDRNVTTVMNYKVMLRNACQSHEDLKNCSCSMHHIIPKTHLPLYTVNCSHLGLHFLPAFLPENTTTLFANNNKITDISPLRNNIHYRYVVDVHLDNNMIETIDVLEGGYWLDHFRLLSLKNNKLKKIPVYALDNALDDNANANLLLLSMNPWYCSCKFGMRFREIVIKYNDILRDAWNITCTYKQDEEEKMSTIMAITREDVCKPKNESKIHVLDWINGALAIMILLILAKLGYDYYHYKNYGRVPWIVMKLP
- the LOC106086532 gene encoding protein singed wings 2 isoform X2, which encodes MLTKQLVLILCSISSLCYGEYVPHYKQHYTCVERKPSSIDAASICTKHDKKGAFRCYEGFRNSSVVSEQKVRSRMEDVVFCGWPERVFNPIMDLQGFHRIKSLTIEYSHSEIILDFPEMFYLQTINISWTNLSHLGSQKTFKKIHALKIVDLRWNKLMQLDPLLLPPTFEHLYLGGNPWNCTKNFKWLLVPEKGNYVADRELLVCADRKYKDRNVTTVMNYKVMLRNACQSHEDLKNCSCSMHHIIPKTHLPLYTVNCSHLGLHFLPAFLPENTTTLFANNNKITDISPLRNNIHYRYVVDVHLDNNMIETIDVLEGGYWLDHFRLLSLKNNKLKKIPVYALDNALDDNANANLLLLSMNPWYCSCKFGMRFREIVIKYNDILRDAWNITCTYKQDEEEKMSTIMAITREDVCKPKNESKIHVLDWINGALAIMILLILAKLGYDYYHYKNYGRVPWIVMKLP